The Pannonibacter sp. XCT-53 genomic interval GCCACGAAGGCGAGATGGATGATCGTCAGCCACATCAGCTTGCTGTCGGTGTACTGGTTCGCGTTCAGGAACACCTGCAGCAGGTGGATCGAGGAGATGGCAACGATGGAGGAGGCGACCTTGATCTTCAGGCTGCCGGCATCCAGCTTGCCGAGAAAGGACACCTCGTCGTTGGCATCGTCGAACCGGCTGACGAAATTCTCGTAGCCCGAAATCATCACCATGACGATGAGACTGGCGACCAGGGCCGCGTCGATCAGGCTGAGCATGGCGAGGATCATCTGGAAGTCTTCATAGACGAAGACATTCTGGGCGACCTTCAGGAACTTGTAGCCGAAGGCC includes:
- a CDS encoding TIGR00645 family protein produces the protein MRSLEALIERIILSSRWILVAFYLGLVAALAVYAVAFGYKFLKVAQNVFVYEDFQMILAMLSLIDAALVASLIVMVMISGYENFVSRFDDANDEVSFLGKLDAGSLKIKVASSIVAISSIHLLQVFLNANQYTDSKLMWLTIIHLAFVASAVMLGYLEVMMKQKKVTGGS